The DNA segment CATTTCTGGCCATATGACTTTTATAGCCCAGTCTAActcttctagacttgggtttCCTGCTCTGATCACCACCCTATGTCGAGCCAGAGGGGTTGTCTCTGACAGCCTCACTTTTGAGCGCCTGAGCCCGGTCATTAATTTGGCCTACATCAAGAAGAATTGTTGGAATCCTAATGATCTGACAGTTTCTATCTGAGGGGCTAGGAGGATGTGGGTAAGGCCAACTAATCTTCCTTCCACATCTGCAGCTCCTACTCCAGCATCCACTTTAATAGCTCCTTCAGTCCCAGCTCAGATTGATTCCCAGtgctttgaagccatgcttcagagCATTCATGAGGGACGTATCATTTTACTTCAGAGCTTACAGGTGGTGGCGCCTCCAGGATCCATTCCTTCCATTGAGCAGTTTCTGGAGAAGGTAGCCTAGCCTGGGGCCCAACCTTCTCTTCATAGGGAAGGTCCCACAGCCCAGGAACCCCAACAGGTACAGGATGCTTCCTCTAGGACCACCATTCTAGAGCCATTTACTTTTCAAGAGGATGCAAGTGAAGAGTAGGTTAGACCAGAGACTACCACCACTCTTGAGAGATTTCTTAAGGGGACTTCAGAGCTCCCTGCTCTAGTGGTAGACCTTTCCTCACCACAGCTTGCAATTGACCCCTCTACTCTTTTAGTTGATATGCCAGAGGACCAAACCACACCAGTCCTAACTCTAAACACTTCTCCTCCAACTACTCCAATACTTCATCtgacagatgaggaggatgttcAGACTCAGGATACATATGACCTGTCTCAGGGATTTTAAATTCCTGAGGATTTTgctttttggatatttttatataattattatatttcagtACAGTGTCATAGTTATTTTGGTTAATGTTTATATACActtctgttttttcttcttctgtggATAGTTAGTATGGATGTTTTGAAGCATATGAAACAATTTAACTTGACTTGGATTGactgcatgattgtgatggagtttgtgtttcttttcataagtttgagcaagtatgtatgttatacaaagaaagaacaagaatgtgaacttgcaattagaattgttagtctgTAGACaggttgattgagaaagaaaagcttgaaccataaccggtgagagtgtgatcttaaactatgagtgaacgactagcattgagtaatagtctttgcatcaatctctgaaatttagaatgaaatgtatgaatgaggacatgatgaaggccataattgtatatacaagccaattgaccaaaaagcttaccttgaattataattgtatcctttgcaccctttgtgagctgaattacactttcaaaattgaaccctgaacttgaatgaatatctctaggtaccttgtttagattccaGGAGAGCAGATagttcaaggaaaattacccCAAATTTGAGGTAGTTGATTGGGATGTAAAGTAAAAggtaaagcatcagcacacacaacaaataagttgtgtgtttaaaaaaaaaaagagcaatcaaagaaaatgtgtgttgttgtaataaggtcaaaGACAAATTAAAGTCAAAGGCTAGTAAATAAGCTAATTTTATTGGAAGAAATatttggataagtctaggatttgtgctctctttgaatctaagcctttgaatcctagaaaaaccaattatttttgtagccaagcctcactacaagcctgtaAAAGTCCTTTTGATTCTATTTATGCATTTATGACTTTATGGCTTGAGATGAAGTTccaagattggacctcttgctagttgttattgatgaatagcttaaacacttgtgcttgagtgaaacagaagctgtgagactgtggtttaagctgctttccttgatatctgtcatatgcctaacttcatctaattgtacaggttagattttattcttctctttgaataactgcatgcattgtgaaagacaagtgatgagggcattttgcttcattcttttatcatgcaatcaataacttttgtgcatacacctttgtacatagtcactggATGTTTTTCTCACTTGGGGGAccatttgcttgaggacaagcaaaactgtaaatttgggggagttgttagtcgatgaatacgactaacttttgtgcataaaacctgtgtaaattgtatcaaactcctccaatttatggttcttttgtagtgttgtaattactttatgttaaagataggtaataaatacttagtactcccattttttgtgtttaataatcatttcctctcaatttcaggttcattaggcaagtttgtgaacaAAACTGATTTTCAttcgctcgctaagccaatcttctaGCTTAGTGAGCCTTCCGTTGAGCGCAACACTCCTTTGGATGAGCGtgaggaagaatctagaagaaggatgagttgtgcatgttCACTGAGCGAGGGCTAATCCCGCTAAGCACACCGCTTAAGTCCATCCGCTGAGCATAAAGATGAgcactaagccgaaattcactaatgcacactaagcgagccagagttgcgctaagcgcgcaagCATCAACAAGGCCACCGacttaagcctgaaatcagaaatggaAAGGGAGTTTGGgaaattcttgaagcttttgcatgtttagagatttctagagagagaaaggtccaagttccagagagttttgagagcttttgctgTGAGAAGACTAGCAAAGAACTGAGCgagaagaggaagccatcctgagCGCATGAAATGAGTCTGTGAgggattgtgaggttctagaggtggaggagacatccccactacttgtatttcttcaatccttcatttttctcttctctttgttgtaaaagaagcttcccagatatggagagctaaatcctctgttggttcttccttgtaggtacttgatgtaaatacttgtatatctatttaatgatgttttatgtgttctctgtgctatcagtacgtcatttcagtgttcttttgccttgatcatgtagatgcatgctttgttaggatcattcaatagtgaaaactggtctgattcttagaacttgataggacagagctagtttatcgtattatcatgagggatcggggtacggtaacctagttatttgtatgtttgtcttaatgcggttcttgtcgagtttagtccagcaagaggaatctgaggatgatgcttgatcaggattaggctagactatcatgagaaatcggttagcatttcaggagacaccatagaacacatgagcattgttaagtagagaatatccttttaacatcaggaACCTAATAGGAGGACCaacgtgttgtctacttgtctttacacatcattactcacgtgattttccttttaatagttagtttacatacctgtgcatagttgacacatctcttttcatactagacacctattcactgaatacaactttaccaagtaacacaagtttctcgagagttcgatactcggttcttaccgttttatactactcgCGCGATCTAGTGCACTTGTCAGGATCGAACACTACGCTCCGGGCAAAGTCCTACCCTGAAACGCATAGCAACTGGCTAATAGCCTCCTCGTCGAAGCCTGAGGCTTGGCTCCTCCTCTGGCTAAACTCACAGCGCTGGCCTTCTTCCAAGACCGGTGGATGCCCCAGAAACTAGTTAATGGCATCCTCATTGAATCCCTCACCCAGGAGTGTTTGTCCTTGAAtccctcctctgtgggccaGGCGTTGGCATAGAACTCCATGATTATCTCTGGGTCATACTTAGCCATGGGTGACACCAGCTGAGTCCATTGCCTCTGGGCGATTTCTTCTTGAAACTCAACATAATCTTCGTCCCTCAATTGGACTAGCCTCTCCCTGAGGAATGACCAACCTTTAATGGCCTCAAATCGGTGCTGATGTTGCTTATTTCAGAACCTGTGTCCATCAAAGTCCACCTCCACCTGTGGGGCCGCACTAGAACCCTCTCTAGTGGCATGTTTCTTGGACCTCTTGGTTGGAAGCttcttcggagccatttcctacgAGGACACTTTTGCAAAGTTAGTCTGCATGAAATACCAATTTTCTCAATAAAGGCCAAACAAAGTAAAATGGTGCACGCTTCTTTCTAGCAAACGCAAATGTCAATGTGTAATTAGAAAATACTTACACATCGAGGCATGGgttattttatgatatatatatttacatacatgcatatgcaTATATTTTTGGTGAAAGGCATTTTATGACATATCCACATATATACACCTGCATTTTTTTGAAGAGCATTTTCTTTATGCTATATGccaacatatatgcacatttcttttgaaaaagccTTTTATGCTACATATCCacacatatatacacacattttttgaaaggaatttttcatgctatatattcacatatatatacatttttaaaggcattttcatgctaccTATTcacatatattttgtatttttgaaaCACATTTTCCTACCTATATGCAAGGTATTCGCCATGATGCAACCAATCCAAGTGCTAGTCTAAAGAAAACCTCACAAACATGTTCTCATATTTATGCATTTTTACATCCAAGACCAAAAAATTAGATGCCTAGGCCTATGTCATGTCCTTGGCACTTTATTCAAGCTTCTACAAACTGTCCACACACTCTAAATGGCAGTCATATATGCACAAATTCGTTCCACAAGCTAAATTTCACAAAATCACacgcaaatgccattgaggcatttcaccgaacacttggtggcgCATGTTCAAACATGAGAAAATGGGGAATGAGGGCAATGTGACAACGCCCATTCATCTCAGAACTCAAAATAGGCCTacggccatcccctacaaccccccaattcaaacaaacaaccATGGATTTGCACATACATTGTCTCATGGATTTTTCCAAACATAGACAATTAGAGCATTAAAACATCACAATGGAGAGCCAAAAATTCAATGGAAAGTGTACTTACTTGTAGGGACAAGCAAGAACGCAACAAATGAAAGCAAAAACACGAAAATGGTGACTTAGGGTTGCTAGACTTGTGAATCTCGTGAGCTGCTGCGTTTTTTGAATGTTGGGGAAGATTTTGAGGTGAAGAATGGCTTCACCCCTCCTcattttatgtttctggttCAGAcatgctcgcccaagcgagctcagctcgcctaggcgagctaaccttgtcccttttttcattttctttttttgcaaaaccctttgcaaaaatttaaactattcctTGCCATGTTTATCATTTTGTTAACTCCTATGGTCCCAAATCAACTAGGCacattcaaataaaattcaagAAACAGATAAATAAAAGCACGAATTTTAAAGAACAAAATTagagatactaggctgcctcctagAAGCGCTTCTTTAAAGTCTTGAGCCGGACGCAGGATGATGGTTGATTGATCATGGGCCTAGCACCTGCCCCTAAGCTTTTGAATAAAGGAAATGGCATTATGAAGTAAATGTGAAACAACACCACAAGATACCGATATTACCTTTCACTTACCCTTGTCTTGATTTTGGTGTGGTATTGACCATCACTCAAAATGACTTTTATTTATCCTCCGATTCGTAGGATGATAAGATgcaaattcatgcatgcttatgaTTCGGATGTTTAAGCGCAACAACTAAACAAGTGCTTAtcatgttcaattttacttaaacgcTTTACGGTACCCCATAGATTGAGCCAAATGGCTCCGGATTCAAGGATGAGAGTGTGAGCTCTGAACAAGTAAAAGACAAAACACAAGAAGTTAAAATGCAAATCATCAATccaatatttattaatgttgcGATCATGGTTTACAAAGGATTTGAAAACCTTGGAGACCCTAATGAGTCTTTGGAGAACAATACGTATTGACACTTCTAGCTGCCCCAAGTACTAAGCGTAATATCATTTGATGATATCGAAATTCAAGGGCAAAGGCAACTCTTCATCATCCATGCTGGCGAGCAACAATGCTCCTCCCGAAAAtgccttctttacaacaaaagGTCCCTCATAATTCGGAGCCCACTTTCCCCTATGGTCCTTCTGTGCTTGGGACACTTTCTTCAAGACGAGATCCCCTTCATTGAACTTGCATGGGCGTACCTTTTTGTCGAAAGCATTCTTTACTCGGCTTTGATACAATCGTCCATACCTCATGGCGACCAATCTCTTACCTTCTATAAGATACAACTGATCAAAGTGAGCTTGGGCCCATTCCAACTCCTCCAACCCTGACTCGGCTAGAATTCTCAAAGAGGGAACCTCTACTTCAAATGACAGCACAACCTCCATCCTGTACACTAAAGAGAACGGAGTTGCCCCAGTTGATGTGTGTACCAAGTTTCGATAACCATGCAACACAAAAGAGAGCATCttgtgccaatctttgtatgacacagtCATCTTCTGAACTATCTTCTTAATGTTCTTATTAGCAGCCTCAGctgccccattcatcttgggcctataaggtgtggaattgtgacgttggatcttgaaatccccaCACATTTCTTTCATCCTTTTGTTGTTCAGTTGGTGGCATTGTCAGTGATAATCTTCCTGGGAAACCCATGCCAACAAATTATCTCTTTCTTGATGAActtgaccaccacactccttgtCACAGTAGCGTATGAAACcgcttcaacccatttggtgaagtagtcgaTCGCAACCAAAATGAAGCGATGTCTGTTCGAAGCCTTGGGCTCAATAGCTCCAATCacgtctattccccacatagagAATGGCCAAGGCACTGCCAAGACGTTCAAAGGTACGGGCGGAGCATTGACGTTATCCGCGAAGGCCTCACACTTGTGGCACTTTCTCACATGGAGGCAACAATCcttttccatggtgagccaataataccTTGCCCTCAGAATCTTCTGGGCCTTGGCATGTCCATTGGCATGTATTCCAAAGGGCCCCTCATGCACTTCCACTAGCATCTGCTtagcctccctggcatccacacatcgggGCAAAACCATATCATGGTTCCTCTTGTACAGGATATCTCCACTCAGGAAGAAGCCGGCTACTAACCTTCGCAATGTCCTCTTGTCGTTGTCGGAAACCTTTTGTCAGTACTCCTTGTCTTTGATGTATCGCTTGATATCAAAGTACCCCGTTTTACCATCCTGCTCATCTTCTATTAAGCAGCAACGTGCTGGCTTGCCGCGACATCTGAACTCAATGTACGACAAGTCCCCATGCGGGGTCAGCTGAAACATGGATGCTAGAGTGGCAAGTGCATCGACCATTTGATTCTCCTCTCCAGGAATGTGGTGGAAGGATATGTCATCGAAGAACTCCGTCAGCTTCTTGATGTAGGCctggtagggtatcaacttatGATCCTTAGTTTCCCATTCTACTCTCAACTGGTGGATTACCAAGGCTGAGTCCCCATATACTTTGAGCAATTTGACCTTGAAGTCAACCGCTACATGGATCCCAAGGGTGCACGCCTCATACCCGGCCTTGTTGTTCATGCAGTCAAAGCTCAATCTAGCTGTGAAGGGTCTGCACTGATCGTCGAGGGTAACCAAAACTGCCTCTACTCCGTGGCCTAGTGTGGTGGATGCACCGTCGAACCGCACAATCCATTTATCCCTATCTTCATCCTCTACTTCCTCCTTgaacaaggtcatgatgtcctcattCGGGAATTCTGGATGCATTAATTGGTAGTCATTGATGGGTTGCGGAGCTaggtaatctgccaaggcgcttccctttattgCCTTTTGAGTGACATAAACAATGTCAAATTCCGACAGCAGAACCTGCCACCAAGCAATTCGTCCGGTGAGAGTGGTTTTTTCAAATATGTACTTgactgggtccatcttggataccaaCCAAGTGGTGTAGCTCAACATGTATTGCCTTAGACAGTGGGCTGCCCACACCATGGCACAACATGTCTTTTCAAGCAAAAGTAGTCCatctcacaggccgtgaacttcttgctTAAGTAATAGACGGCTCGTTCCCtcttcccggactcgtcatgttgtcccaccatacaccccattgactcatcCAACACCATCATGTATAGGATAATGGGTCTTCTAGGCACtagtggcataagcacaggaggattcataaggcattgTTTGATCCTTCCGAACGCCACTTGACAGTCATCGTTCCATTGGACGGACTGGTTCTTGCGTAATAGCTTGAAGATAGGCTCACAAGTAGCGGTTAGCTACGATATGAACCTCACTATATAATTTAGGCATCCCgagaaacctcggacttgcttCTCGGTGCGTGGCTcaggcatttcaaggatggcttttACTTTGTCCGGGTCCATCTCTATCCCTTtttggcttacgatgaaaccgaGAATTTTCCCGACTTAACCCCGAAAGTACACTTGGTGGGATTCAATCTTAGTTGGTACTTACGCAACCTCTCGAACAACTTTCGCAAGTTGacgaggtgttcctcctcggttttAGACTTGGCAATCACATCATCCACGCAGACTTCAATTTCTTTGTGCATCATGTTGTGGAATAATGCTACCATAGCCTATTggtaggttgccccagcattctgaagcccaaaggacatcactttatagcagaacgtcccccacaagGTAATGAAGGTCGTCTTTTCCATGTCCTCCAttgccatctttatttggttGTAGCCCGAAAAACCGtccatgaaagaaaacaaagcaaaattggcTGCGTTATCTACAAAacatcgatgtgtggtaaaagAAAGTTATCCTTTGGACTAGCTCGATTTAGATCCTGATAGTCCATGCACATTCACACTTTCCCATCCTTCTTGGGGACTGaaacaatgttggcaacccattcagGGTATCGAACCACAGCCAAAAAGCTAGTATCAAACTTCTTtttcacctcttcttttatctttaaggaCATCTTAGGCTTCATCCTTCTTAGTTTTTGTTTCACCAGGGAACAACCGTGATTCAAAGGCAacctatgctgcacaatgtcggggCTCAAGCTGGGCATATCTtagtatgaccaagcaaagatgtcttggtagtctgaTAGCAGAGCCACCAATTCATCTCGGATAGGTGTGGTCATGCCCGTGCCAACCtttacctctttcttttcctcaccAACGCCTAAGTTTACGATCTTCATTTCTTCTTAGTGTGGCTTCACTTCTCGGTCTTCCTGTTCGACCATCCATTTTAGCTCTGGGGGAAGCCCccaatcttcatcttcttcatccttGGCTTGGTTTACTATTTGCTCAAAATCGACGTCTGGGTCCTCTGTATTAGTACCTTCACAAGACTCATTGTCGAATTTGTACCGTTTAATCGCAACAAAACTAAACATGCAGATGAataagaatggatgaaagtACAAGATCAAATGAAGATTGCATTTACATATATCTGATAGCAAAAGACATGCCCATACAGGGAgagaaaaccctaaaacctaggcccaactatagggTTAGGACTAACGAATTACATTGTGTTCGCCACAGAAATTCTAGGTTGTTCGACAATTTGCCAGTTTCCCAACTCGAACTCAGGAGGGCACGACCGCACCCAGTTTGATGTCTCTTGAGGGACTTTATCATGGACCATGGCGACTCGCCCTTCACACATCCATCCCACGCTGACAAAGCTTTCATTGATGTGACATAAGGAAATCCCTTTCACTTGCGGTCCTTGCTGCTAGACCATGCTTCTACCCATCCTTTCTAGGGCACTTCTCCTCACATCGGCATATAGGCTTATATCCTAGCTTGAACCTTCCATGGCTCTTCTTGAACTCTACCAAGCTTGCCACGCCATCGCCATTCCAAtccaaacccattccgggctcataccCATGCCCTAACATCACAGGGGCTACCATCAATGCGGCGTCGAATGAGCATGATTGTACCGGGGGAGACTCAACATAAGCGCTGCTTACCACTTCCAAAGTTTGAAATGATGTTTCCAAGGAATCCTCcacggcttccacatatggcgtAGAGGAAGGACAACTCATCAGAATGTCTTCCTCCCCCGAGACTATGATTAACTGCCATTTCACCATAAATTTCAACCTTTGGTGGAGCGTGTAgcccaccattttttcatagtagaacaccggcagtgtgtctactatcattgttatcatctccctttccatcatgggGGGAACCACTTGTTGAttcaatcctccctaggaagggaccaattaccaaagccatgagcaagaggctccaagaggattgggctagagctgttgaagaaggccttagggttctcatgaactttagggtagatttttgagcctccaattttgtgtgacatttaggctataaatagaggccatgtgtgtgcattttttcagctttgatcatttgagaattacacttcaaatttcagacctcatttgaggcacaaaattttgtgctccttctctccttctcctatcactcattttctcctccttcaagctcttattcattgcttcctatggtggtgagcttgtgcttgactcatcttctccttgaagtggcgtctccaatcatctttcttccttcttcattctgcTGCCAataaacttcaagaagcaaaggactccattgatgaagaagatccaaggcctacaagctccacatggagctacatcatgtggtatcaaagcatcttcatctaggtgatgttcttttgcttcctctttcttttgttcggtcaattcacttcaattccttgttcttcatcttattctccatgtatatcctccattctcttgtggtttggttctgtttagagtatattcaaaaaaataaactgattaaatcttagatctaaacttgttcttgcatttctatggttcaaattttatagatctactattcaatcatgtttttgtgttgattttaggttctataacttttcagtcataatcttcttgtgcggaacctttagatctaaattttcttccaaaatattgattagaaaaaaaaaacacttaatccatgttgtcttggAGTcgtgtttagtcataataattctcacattatgttctaagtttgtgttgaatttttattttgttgattgaattctagatacatttgctcatgtattattgtcattattagcctattttttgaattttgagtctaattcatgcatgttatttagttcataacatgttctaaatcaattcctagaagtagtcttgttgttaaacttttttttttgttttctaagtttcctacatgatgcctatgatgaagttgagttgtggctagatttatgaatcaaaataagtcttaagctctcttggaTTGTGTTATTCAACATAATTGGGCATAagtgttagtcggtgaatacgactaacttttgtgtataaaacttgtgtaaattgtatcaaactcttccaatttatggttatttggtagtgttataagtattttctgttaagtataggtaataaatacttagtacttccattttgtgtgattaataatcattttctctcaatttcaggttaattaggcaagctttgaaaaatgttgtttttcaccttctcgctaagccaatctgctggcttagcgagcgtccgctaagcgcaacactcatgggctaagcgtGAGGAAGActttggaagaagatgagttgtacaggttcgctaagtgcaccgcttcatctcactaagcacaccgcttcagtccatccgctaagcgagaaaggcatgtgctaagccaaaattcaccaATGTGCGCTAAACGGTCAATAATTGCGTTAAGCGCACGAGcatgaacaaggccacctatttaaacctaaaatcagattttagagAGGGAGTTTGGGCTGGGATTtaaagctttgcatgtctagagattctagagagagaaaggtctaagttccagagagttttgagagattttgctatgtgaagatctgcatagactagagcttgaagcaggagccggtttgagagcgtgagatgagtttgtgagtgattgtgagatcctagaggtgaaggagacatcctcaccacttgtatttttgaaatctttcatcttgttcttctctttgttgtaaagaaggcttcctggttatggaaagctaaatcctctgttggatcttccctgtaggtacctgatataaatatatttctatctatttaatgatgttttgtgtgttctctgtgctatctgcttttcactccagtatacttttaccttgatcatgtagatgcatgctttgttagggtcattcaaaaGTGGAAACCAgactgattctaaagtccttgatagtacagggttaagttgtcgtactatcacgaggaatcggggtgcgataatttagttgtgtgtgtgtgtcttaatgcgatcctggttgagtttagtccaacaagaggaatctgcagacgatgcttgatcaggattaggctaaactatcattaggaatcggggtttagtatctcaggagacaccataggaacacatgagcattgttagatagagaatatctttttagcatcagacaCCTGTTAGGAAGGCCAACgtgttttcttcttgtttttacacatcatttctctcacgtgattttcctttttgcacagatagtttacacacctgttcatattcacacttatatTTACACGAGACACCTATTTGTTGAAATAgattaccaaataacacaagttccccgagagttcg comes from the Glycine soja cultivar W05 chromosome 6, ASM419377v2, whole genome shotgun sequence genome and includes:
- the LOC114416077 gene encoding uncharacterized protein LOC114416077 — encoded protein: MDPVKYIFEKTTLTGRIAWWQVLLSEFDIVYVTQKAIKGSALADYLAPQPINDYQLMHPEFPNEDIMTLFKEEVEDEDRDKWIVRFDGASTTLGHGVEAVLVTLDDQCRPFTARLSFDCMNNKAGYEACTLGIHVAVDFKVKLLKVYGDSALVIHQLRVEWETKDHKLIPYQAYIKKLTEFFDDISFHHIPGEENQMVDALATLASMFQLTPHGDLSYIEFRCRGKPARCCLIEDEQDGKTGYFDIKRYIKDKEY